The genomic window ACGTGGATATTGATTTTTGTGTGAACCGGCGCGAAGAATTAATTGAGTATTTGCGTGAGAAATACGGCGCTGATTGTGTCAGTCAAATTGCTACCTTCGGACACATGAACGCAAAAAATGCGGTGCGGAATGTGGCGCGTGTGCTGGGTATCTCCATACAGAAAAGTAATGAGATCGCGTCTTTGATCCCCAATGATATTGCCATAACCTTGGATGCAGCACTGGAAAAAGAGCCAGAACTAAAGAAACGTATTGACAGTGAACCTGAGACAGCCCATTTGTGGCATCTCGCGACACGTGTGGAAGGATCCATTAACCACCTTGGAAAACACGCAGCAGGAGTGGTCTTGTGCGATCATCCGTTGACCGATCACATCGCCTTGTACAAACCTGCTTCGAACGACGTCGTATCCACCCAAATTGAAATGAGAGGTGTTGAGACGATCGGCTTGTTGAAAATGGAGCTGTCGGGGCTGCGCAGGTTCACCATGATCCATGACACCGTGCGTCTGGTCAAAAAATACTACAAAAAAGACGTGGATATTGATCATATCCATCTTGACGATGCGAAAACCTACGCGTTATTGCGCAGCGGCGCCACGACAGGCATCTGCCAGTTGGAAAGCGCGGGCATGCGCGATATTGCCAAACGTATCGGGCTGGAAAGTATCGAAGAAATCAGCGCCTTGGTGGCCCTCTACCGCCCCGGTCCCATGCAGTTCATTGATACCTATATTCACAATAAACACCATCCTGAAGAAACGGAATATAATCCGCCCACCATCAAATCCGTGTTGGAAGAAACCTATGGTATCCCCCTTTATCAGGAACAGGTGATGCAGCTGGCGCAGCTCTGTGCTGATTTCAGTTTGGGCCGTGCCGATATTCTGCGTCGTGCTATGGGGAAAAAGGATAAACAACTTCTTGCCGATCAGAAAAAGGACTTTGTGATCGGCTGCAAAAAGAATGAGATCAACAAAAGTTTGGCGGAAGATTTGTGGAAACGTATCGAAACCTTTGCCGGCTACGGCTTCAATAAATCCCATTCAATGGCCTACGCTTTTGTTGCCTATCAAACTGCCTATTTGAAGGCCAATTATCCGGAAGCCTTTATGTGCGCGTTGCTTACCAGCGAAATCGTGAATCCGGCGAAGACCGCCTTTTATATCGATGAATGCCATAATCTGGGTATTACCGTCTTGCCGCCCGATATTAATTTGAGTGAGGAGAGTTTCTCCCTGGAAAATAACGCGATCCGCTTTGGATTGAGTGCCGTCAAAAATGTAGGCGAGACACCCTGCAAAAATATTGTTGAAGAACGGAAAAATAACGGACCTTATAAAAATATCTTTGATTTCTGTATCCGATTAAGCGGCCAAAGCATAAACAGCCGGTGTTTGGACAGTCTGAATAAAGCCGGCGTTTTTCTAAGTACGGGATGGAATCGCAATCAAGTCGAAAAAACCATGGATCAAGCCATAAGCTTGGGCCAATCCATGCAGCAAGAACGCGATTCCGGTCAGACTTCTCTTTTCGATATGACCGATGACAGCAGTGATATTGATCCTTATACGAATAAGCCGGATCTTCCCGAATGGGAAGAATCTGACATACTCAAACATGAAAAGGAGATGCTGGGAGCCTATGTTAGCGGTCATCCGCTGCGCGCCTATGAAAAGATGATTCATGAGCTAACCACCCTTGATCTGGGTACTTTTAATGAAATGGAAGGGGGCGCAGAGCTCACCGTCATCGGACTGATCTCGGAAGCAAAAAAAATTTACACTAAAAAAGGGGACGCCATGGCCTTCCTCACCTTGGAAACCTTACAAGGCCCCTGTGAGATCATCGTATTTTCTCGACTCTACGCCGTTAAAAAAGAGCATCTCATCGAAGATAGCATTATAGCGTGTCAGACCACCGTGAATATTCGAGACGAAAAACGCACCTTAATTGCCGAAAACCTTTTCCCCATCAGTGAGGCAGAAACCATGTTGACCCGCGCCATACATGTGCGCTTGAAACCGGAACAACAAGAAGAAGATACTATTCATCAGCTTGCTATGATCTTAGGCAGTAGTCACGGTTCTAACGATGTCTTTTTACATTGTCTCTATCCTGCTGCTCATGGTGAAGTGGTGATACACGCCACCAGCGCGTGTCTTGCTGCCCATACAAAGCAAATCCGCGA from Candidatus Hydrogenedentota bacterium includes these protein-coding regions:
- the dnaE gene encoding DNA polymerase III subunit alpha, whose product is MSDSFVHLHLHTHYSLLDGLTKPAELLKRCADYNMSACAVTDHGTIFGLLDFYLQAKKTGIKPILGCEVYVAPTNRFDKSAKSGKFASNHLLLLCENEQGYHNLCKLSTHAHLEGWHYKPRVDKELLEEYHEGLIVGTACLNGRVPRMLLEDRPEEAEKELDQLIGIFGKDNVFVEMMNHHMEEQEKINPQLWELAQKHGLLAVATNDSHYLDQKDAEAHDVLLCLQTKRILQDTDRMRLPNDSFSLLTAEEMKGRFARWPEAIENSVRIAERCNATIPTELKLIPHYVTPKGEDTAQYLRDRVFEGLEMRYGSPVPGAVRERAEFELNVIEEMQFVNYFLVVWDLVDYARKAGIPVGPGRGSAAGSVIAYALQITNLDPLRYNLLFERFLNPERVSMPDVDIDFCVNRREELIEYLREKYGADCVSQIATFGHMNAKNAVRNVARVLGISIQKSNEIASLIPNDIAITLDAALEKEPELKKRIDSEPETAHLWHLATRVEGSINHLGKHAAGVVLCDHPLTDHIALYKPASNDVVSTQIEMRGVETIGLLKMELSGLRRFTMIHDTVRLVKKYYKKDVDIDHIHLDDAKTYALLRSGATTGICQLESAGMRDIAKRIGLESIEEISALVALYRPGPMQFIDTYIHNKHHPEETEYNPPTIKSVLEETYGIPLYQEQVMQLAQLCADFSLGRADILRRAMGKKDKQLLADQKKDFVIGCKKNEINKSLAEDLWKRIETFAGYGFNKSHSMAYAFVAYQTAYLKANYPEAFMCALLTSEIVNPAKTAFYIDECHNLGITVLPPDINLSEESFSLENNAIRFGLSAVKNVGETPCKNIVEERKNNGPYKNIFDFCIRLSGQSINSRCLDSLNKAGVFLSTGWNRNQVEKTMDQAISLGQSMQQERDSGQTSLFDMTDDSSDIDPYTNKPDLPEWEESDILKHEKEMLGAYVSGHPLRAYEKMIHELTTLDLGTFNEMEGGAELTVIGLISEAKKIYTKKGDAMAFLTLETLQGPCEIIVFSRLYAVKKEHLIEDSIIACQTTVNIRDEKRTLIAENLFPISEAETMLTRAIHVRLKPEQQEEDTIHQLAMILGSSHGSNDVFLHCLYPAAHGEVVIHATSACLAAHTKQIRDEVEALLGPGSYFLSSGKDLPSHRPAPIPEDNTPRYGYQK